One Rubripirellula amarantea DNA segment encodes these proteins:
- a CDS encoding histone deacetylase family protein, with the protein MTLLYYDPKFQEHKTGDHPENGGRLLPVVRHLNFVALDSSCRRPSWESVSVERLCYVHTRAYIESVKQFAEAGGGLLDEDTVVSKESYNVATKAVGAVCDAVERVVGGEDRNAFCLIRPPGHHAMPDHAMGFCLFNNVAVGARVATQELGIERVLIVDFDVHHGNGTQAMFWEDGDVGYFSMHRSRFYPGTGHADETGAGAGLGATCNLPIEFGTPRDEQERLFERAVHDFAARINPQLVIVSAGFDAHQLDPVGSLGLDSEDFRPLTRCLLDVADQYADGKLISVLEGGYNPHALTDCVAIHLEELLNDRASAGR; encoded by the coding sequence ATGACCCTGCTCTACTACGATCCGAAATTCCAAGAACACAAGACTGGCGATCACCCTGAAAACGGTGGTCGACTCTTGCCGGTGGTGCGGCATCTGAACTTTGTTGCCTTGGATTCCAGTTGCCGTCGACCGAGTTGGGAATCGGTTTCGGTTGAGCGGCTTTGCTACGTGCACACTCGCGCGTATATCGAATCAGTGAAGCAGTTTGCTGAAGCTGGCGGCGGGTTGCTCGACGAAGACACGGTTGTTAGCAAGGAATCGTACAACGTAGCGACGAAGGCCGTGGGAGCGGTGTGCGATGCGGTGGAGCGAGTGGTCGGTGGAGAAGACCGAAACGCGTTTTGCTTGATTCGACCGCCGGGGCACCATGCGATGCCGGATCATGCGATGGGCTTTTGCCTCTTCAACAATGTTGCCGTTGGGGCGCGAGTCGCAACGCAAGAGTTAGGGATCGAGCGAGTTCTGATCGTAGATTTTGATGTGCATCATGGTAATGGAACCCAAGCCATGTTCTGGGAGGACGGTGACGTGGGGTACTTTTCCATGCATCGATCAAGGTTCTATCCCGGAACAGGCCATGCTGACGAAACAGGGGCGGGTGCGGGTTTGGGTGCGACTTGCAATTTGCCAATCGAGTTTGGCACTCCGCGTGACGAACAAGAGCGACTCTTCGAGCGCGCCGTTCATGACTTTGCTGCACGAATCAATCCGCAACTTGTGATCGTTAGTGCAGGGTTTGACGCTCACCAACTAGACCCTGTCGGTTCACTGGGACTCGACAGCGAGGACTTTCGGCCGCTGACGCGATGCTTGCTCGATGTCGCCGATCAGTATGCCGATGGCAAGCTAATCAGCGTTTTGGAAGGCGGCTACAATCCTCATGCACTCACAGATTGCGTGGCAATTCATCTGGAAGAACTGCTTAACGACCGAGCTTCCGCGGGCCGTTGA
- a CDS encoding ABC transporter permease: protein MRSLTGIYWLGTKELWTLLGSIPMMAFLIYSFTFSVYQQSEGVPEDVNRASVTFVDEDQSTLSRKMRDALYPPFFKVPEQITAAEIEDSMDAGRFMFVVVVPPDFESDVREGRSPEIQINIDATAVRQAALGASYIQSIVTKETRRFVSRTDATEEQPITLIQRKAFNPNGTNRWNRAVTGVLDQLSMLTIILTGAAILREREHGTLEHLLTLPLTSFQIAISKVWANGLVILACFMLSMVVVVEGMLNVPFAGSRLLLFIGTVVYLFAAAAIGILLATIARSMAQFGLLCMITIIPMMMLSGGMSPLESQPDWLQRITWFLPSRQYMSFAQSIAFRGVGFDIVWPEFVAMVGLGMAAFLGSLALFRRSVSATQ from the coding sequence ATGAGATCACTGACCGGAATCTATTGGCTGGGAACAAAAGAACTTTGGACGTTGCTTGGCAGCATCCCGATGATGGCGTTCTTGATCTATTCCTTCACATTTAGCGTCTATCAACAAAGTGAAGGTGTCCCCGAAGACGTCAACCGGGCGTCCGTTACATTCGTCGATGAAGACCAATCTACTCTGTCGCGAAAAATGAGGGATGCACTGTATCCGCCATTCTTCAAGGTCCCTGAACAAATCACAGCCGCAGAAATAGAAGATTCGATGGACGCGGGTAGGTTCATGTTTGTCGTTGTAGTCCCACCCGACTTCGAATCAGATGTTCGCGAAGGACGTTCGCCAGAAATTCAAATCAACATTGATGCAACGGCGGTCAGGCAAGCTGCCTTGGGCGCTAGCTACATTCAATCAATAGTGACCAAAGAGACCCGACGGTTCGTCAGCCGTACTGACGCGACTGAGGAACAGCCCATCACACTGATCCAACGAAAAGCCTTTAATCCCAACGGGACGAACCGTTGGAACCGTGCCGTCACAGGAGTCCTGGACCAATTGTCGATGTTGACCATCATCTTGACCGGCGCGGCGATCTTGCGTGAACGCGAACATGGCACGCTCGAACACTTGCTCACGCTGCCGCTGACATCTTTTCAGATTGCCATTTCCAAAGTTTGGGCGAATGGACTCGTAATCTTGGCGTGCTTCATGTTGTCGATGGTCGTTGTGGTTGAAGGGATGTTGAACGTCCCATTCGCTGGTTCTCGTCTTTTGCTATTTATCGGAACCGTGGTGTATTTGTTTGCTGCTGCGGCGATCGGAATTTTGCTCGCGACCATCGCACGCAGCATGGCCCAATTCGGGCTGCTGTGCATGATCACGATCATCCCTATGATGATGCTCTCGGGCGGGATGAGCCCTTTGGAAAGCCAGCCGGATTGGTTGCAACGAATCACGTGGTTCCTGCCGTCGCGTCAATACATGAGCTTTGCTCAATCGATCGCATTTCGGGGTGTGGGGTTCGATATCGTCTGGCCCGAGTTTGTCGCCATGGTTGGTTTAGGGATGGCAGCTTTTCTCGGCAGCTTGGCACTATTTCGTCGTTCCGTCTCTGCCACTCAATAG
- a CDS encoding HlyD family secretion protein, with protein sequence MNYLLRATLRLALVATVAIAGYFGWQWWLAQQPAPLPEGIVFGNGRIEAVQVDISTKYAGRVEKVLAREGDLVERGQLLVQMDTLELQATLAQAKAQFAEAEQAITQAEAVLLERDSQLQLAKRDLERAAKLLPQRAISQEEYDQKKSQREVASASLAAAKASVNTARRSADASKAAVNRIEVQIADAQLKAPTKGRVLYRLAEEGEVVSAGGKVLTLMDLSDIYMEIFLPAKQATQLSIGADARIVLDVAPGYAGVAKVTFVSPEAQFTPKQVETQEERDKLMFRVKIQVPQEQVVKHIEKIKSGIRGVAYVKIDDTVDWPEQLDRLFPDDLSQMHFDR encoded by the coding sequence ATGAATTATCTTTTACGTGCGACCCTACGTTTAGCACTTGTTGCGACCGTTGCCATTGCGGGCTACTTCGGTTGGCAATGGTGGCTCGCGCAGCAACCTGCACCGTTGCCGGAGGGAATTGTATTTGGGAACGGGCGAATCGAGGCCGTTCAAGTTGACATATCGACTAAGTATGCGGGTCGTGTGGAGAAGGTCTTGGCAAGAGAAGGCGACCTCGTCGAGAGGGGACAACTTTTGGTCCAAATGGATACGCTTGAACTGCAAGCAACCTTGGCGCAAGCCAAAGCTCAATTCGCGGAGGCTGAACAAGCCATCACTCAGGCCGAGGCAGTCCTTCTGGAACGCGACAGTCAACTTCAGCTGGCAAAACGTGATCTGGAACGGGCCGCGAAATTGCTGCCCCAGCGAGCGATTTCGCAAGAGGAATACGACCAGAAAAAAAGTCAGCGTGAAGTTGCCAGCGCATCCTTGGCCGCTGCGAAGGCATCGGTCAATACGGCCAGACGTTCCGCTGATGCATCGAAGGCAGCCGTTAATCGAATCGAAGTCCAGATTGCCGATGCGCAGCTGAAGGCTCCGACGAAGGGGCGAGTTCTCTATCGACTTGCCGAAGAAGGCGAAGTTGTATCAGCGGGTGGAAAGGTACTCACGTTGATGGACTTGAGTGATATTTATATGGAGATCTTTCTGCCGGCTAAGCAAGCCACCCAGCTTTCCATCGGTGCCGATGCTCGTATCGTCCTTGATGTCGCTCCCGGTTACGCGGGAGTCGCCAAAGTAACATTCGTTTCCCCAGAAGCACAGTTTACGCCCAAGCAAGTTGAAACCCAGGAAGAACGCGACAAGTTAATGTTTCGCGTCAAGATCCAAGTCCCACAAGAGCAAGTAGTAAAGCACATCGAAAAGATCAAATCGGGTATCCGTGGAGTGGCCTATGTCAAGATCGACGACACGGTCGATTGGCCGGAACAACTCGATCGCTTGTTCCCCGACGACCTTTCTCAAATGCATTTCGATCGATGA
- a CDS encoding DsrE family protein: MLRSLLFAVVLACVVTSPANSAEVQSDQEPQQVVVHLSHFTDDLHRCFMALKMANLMQEHGAEVTIFLDLEGVRLAERRQLLDLTWGAESPTLAEHYATFTEGGGKVVLCPHCAKSARIGDGALKRNAEITTMPSLGKLLIKADKVMDY, encoded by the coding sequence ATGTTGCGTTCGCTTCTATTCGCCGTCGTGCTAGCTTGTGTTGTCACGTCTCCAGCAAACTCTGCGGAAGTCCAATCAGACCAGGAACCGCAACAGGTCGTCGTCCATCTTTCTCATTTCACCGACGACTTGCACCGGTGCTTCATGGCTTTGAAGATGGCCAATCTGATGCAGGAGCACGGTGCGGAAGTGACAATCTTCTTGGATCTGGAAGGTGTTCGTTTAGCAGAAAGACGCCAGTTGCTTGACCTAACATGGGGCGCGGAATCACCGACGCTCGCCGAGCACTATGCAACATTCACCGAGGGCGGTGGCAAGGTTGTGCTTTGTCCCCATTGCGCCAAGTCAGCTCGAATTGGCGATGGTGCACTCAAACGGAATGCCGAAATCACGACGATGCCATCACTAGGAAAGTTGCTCATCAAAGCCGACAAAGTTATGGACTACTGA
- a CDS encoding bifunctional acetate--CoA ligase family protein/GNAT family N-acetyltransferase: MPIRNLDKIFAPNSVAVIGASSRPLSVGNTVLKNLIDGGFDGGFRGTVYAVNPKHKEIAGVKCFPSVAALPELIDLAIVCTPAATVPGIVCQCGEAGIRGMVILSAGFREVSSQGKTLELETLAAAKQFDGMRIIGPNCLGIIAPHVSLNASFASDAPPKGQVAFISQSGALCTAILDWAIQEKVGFSHFVSVGNMMDVGMADLIDYFAMDHHTKSIILYIESIADAREFMSAARAFTRTKPIIAYKAGRFAASAKAAASHTGAMAGVDSVYEAAFARAGIVRVYDVEDLFDCAELLARQKTPSGPRLAIITNAGGPGVMATDALLERKGVLAELCDSTVEQLNAQLPAAWSHGNPIDVLGDAPPVRFASALEIVLADPNVDGVLVVLSPQAMTDPTAAADAIIEAGKRSHKPVLAAWMGGAKVRDGIERLNEAGLATYSSPEKAVRAFMHLVTYARNREILYETPREVPIEFSLNRAKLRTLFDTILSDSGDILTETASKDLLEAYEIPVTKTLIAHTAKDAVSCADRVGYPVVLKVFSPDITHKTDVGGVELNLATPAKVTEAFDRIVSRAKHHCPDARVDGVTVQPMLVAANGRELIVGAKRDPVFGTVLLVGAGGTNAELFQDRALELPPLSDHLARRMLESLQSWPLLHGYRGRPGVNIDRLVEVLMRLSYLVADYPEIIELDVNPLLATVDDVTALDARIVIDRESVLHPARRYSHLAIRPYPDELSKHVQLKDGTNVLLRPIKPEDEPMWHNLVACCSPESLHLRFRYMFKSMTHEMATRFCFIDYDREIAIVAETEKDGVRTLIGVGQLVADVDHLEAEYAILVTDPWQGIGLGAMLTDYCLEICKRWGIHSVMAEIAPNNDRMIRMFDHRDFVIQRRPGQDVVIAKKSLH, translated from the coding sequence ATGCCGATACGTAATTTGGACAAGATCTTCGCCCCGAACAGCGTTGCGGTTATTGGAGCAAGCAGCCGCCCTCTTAGCGTTGGAAATACCGTCCTCAAAAACTTGATCGACGGAGGATTCGACGGAGGATTCAGAGGGACTGTTTATGCAGTGAATCCTAAGCACAAAGAAATCGCCGGAGTAAAGTGTTTTCCGTCCGTCGCAGCATTGCCCGAGCTGATCGACTTGGCGATTGTTTGTACGCCTGCTGCAACGGTACCCGGTATCGTTTGCCAATGCGGTGAGGCGGGAATCAGGGGCATGGTCATTCTATCGGCGGGTTTTCGCGAGGTTTCGTCACAGGGAAAAACTCTCGAGCTAGAAACACTTGCTGCGGCAAAACAGTTCGACGGGATGCGAATTATCGGCCCAAACTGTTTAGGAATTATCGCGCCACATGTATCTCTGAACGCCAGCTTCGCGAGCGACGCGCCGCCGAAAGGACAAGTCGCCTTCATTTCGCAGTCCGGTGCACTGTGTACCGCCATTTTGGATTGGGCGATCCAAGAAAAGGTCGGCTTCTCACATTTCGTTTCTGTCGGCAACATGATGGACGTTGGAATGGCAGATTTGATCGACTACTTTGCGATGGACCACCACACCAAGTCGATCATCCTGTACATCGAGTCGATTGCGGACGCACGCGAGTTTATGTCTGCGGCTCGGGCCTTCACGCGAACCAAACCTATCATCGCTTACAAGGCAGGCCGATTTGCCGCCTCGGCGAAAGCCGCGGCGTCGCACACCGGTGCAATGGCTGGCGTCGATAGCGTTTATGAAGCTGCGTTCGCTCGAGCGGGTATCGTTCGCGTGTACGATGTCGAGGACCTATTTGACTGCGCCGAGTTACTCGCTCGACAAAAGACGCCTTCGGGTCCCCGTTTGGCAATCATCACCAATGCCGGTGGTCCCGGAGTGATGGCAACCGACGCACTTTTGGAACGAAAGGGCGTTTTAGCCGAGTTATGCGATTCAACCGTCGAGCAACTTAACGCTCAATTGCCCGCGGCTTGGTCACATGGCAACCCCATTGATGTTCTCGGGGATGCTCCGCCCGTCAGATTCGCTTCGGCACTAGAGATCGTATTGGCGGACCCCAATGTCGATGGCGTTCTCGTTGTGCTGTCACCGCAGGCGATGACGGATCCCACCGCTGCAGCCGACGCGATCATCGAAGCGGGGAAGCGATCTCACAAACCAGTGCTAGCGGCGTGGATGGGTGGTGCAAAGGTACGCGATGGAATTGAACGGCTCAACGAAGCCGGGCTAGCAACTTACTCGTCGCCCGAAAAAGCCGTTCGTGCTTTCATGCACCTCGTGACTTACGCGAGAAACCGTGAAATATTATACGAAACTCCGCGAGAAGTGCCCATCGAGTTCTCTCTCAATCGTGCGAAGCTTCGCACGTTGTTCGACACAATCTTGAGCGATAGCGGAGACATTCTAACTGAAACGGCGTCCAAAGATCTTTTGGAAGCGTATGAGATTCCTGTCACGAAGACCCTGATCGCACATACTGCGAAGGACGCCGTGAGCTGTGCTGATCGAGTCGGCTATCCCGTGGTGCTGAAGGTATTCTCGCCTGATATTACTCACAAGACGGACGTTGGTGGTGTTGAACTCAACCTAGCAACCCCGGCGAAAGTCACCGAGGCGTTTGATCGTATTGTCAGTCGAGCGAAGCACCATTGCCCCGATGCTCGAGTTGATGGTGTCACCGTGCAACCGATGCTGGTGGCTGCAAACGGAAGAGAACTGATCGTCGGTGCAAAGCGTGATCCCGTTTTTGGAACGGTATTGCTAGTGGGAGCTGGCGGGACCAATGCAGAACTTTTCCAAGATCGAGCATTGGAACTTCCGCCCCTAAGCGATCACTTGGCGCGGCGAATGTTGGAATCACTACAATCATGGCCTTTGCTGCATGGATACCGAGGCCGTCCGGGAGTCAACATCGACCGCTTGGTGGAAGTGCTTATGCGATTGTCTTACCTCGTCGCTGACTATCCCGAAATCATTGAACTGGATGTCAATCCGTTGCTGGCAACCGTCGATGATGTGACGGCACTTGATGCTCGCATCGTGATCGATCGCGAATCCGTACTCCATCCCGCTCGCCGATATTCGCACCTTGCCATTCGACCGTATCCCGATGAACTGTCCAAACACGTTCAACTTAAGGACGGGACCAACGTGTTGCTTCGACCGATCAAGCCAGAGGATGAACCGATGTGGCACAACTTGGTGGCTTGCTGTTCTCCAGAATCATTACACCTGCGATTTCGCTACATGTTCAAGTCCATGACGCATGAGATGGCAACCCGATTCTGTTTCATTGACTATGACCGAGAAATCGCAATCGTTGCCGAAACCGAAAAAGACGGAGTACGAACGCTCATTGGCGTCGGTCAACTCGTCGCAGATGTCGATCACCTGGAAGCCGAATATGCCATCCTCGTAACGGATCCCTGGCAAGGCATCGGACTTGGTGCGATGTTGACGGACTATTGCTTAGAAATTTGCAAGCGATGGGGCATCCACAGCGTCATGGCGGAAATAGCCCCCAACAATGACCGAATGATACGCATGTTCGACCATCGCGATTTTGTTATCCAACGACGCCCAGGCCAAGACGTCGTGATTGCGAAAAAGTCACTTCACTAG
- a CDS encoding YjzC family protein, with protein MSIKTTELKPGEKAPASGQYQEIGPRGREGHEVTVVKGEPMPPTTVSGSTYKLVDRTKNKSGLS; from the coding sequence ATGTCAATCAAAACGACCGAGTTGAAGCCCGGTGAAAAAGCGCCTGCGTCCGGACAGTATCAGGAAATTGGTCCCAGAGGCCGGGAAGGACACGAAGTGACTGTTGTCAAAGGCGAGCCTATGCCACCTACGACTGTGTCCGGATCAACCTACAAACTTGTTGACCGAACCAAAAACAAGAGCGGGCTGAGCTAG
- the rbbA gene encoding ribosome-associated ATPase/putative transporter RbbA has protein sequence MSDLHRTDRDASVRNVAEMVDVTHVYGKTMAIDNVSLKIPAGKILGLIGPDGVGKSTLLGLLSGARKLQSGTVSVFGGSMAKSKHRNSVCTRIAYMPQGLGKNLYQELSVHENLDFFGKLYAQSRHERKTRIARLTEATGLNSFLQRPAGKLSGGMKQKLGLCCALIHDPDFLILDEPTTGVDPLSRRQFWELIASIRSERSEMSVLVSTAYMDEAQQFDWLIAMDSGKVLATGSPDEIKTSTKTDSLEQSFVALLPAAKKGGHQELTISPRPPGDGATAIVAKDLTRCFGEFTAVDHVSFRIQEGEIFGFLGSNGCGKTTTMKMLTGLLPPSEGTAWLWGKEVDADDLATRHRVGFMSQGFSLYGELTSRQNLKLHARLFKMSPSKTQARINELIENFGLQDFATAKANSLPLGMRQRLSLAVAIVHEPEMLILDEPTSGVDPVARDQFWELLIDLSRNQNVTIFISTHFMNEAMRCDRISLMHAGRVLVQDTPQAIANPQGGGVLGLEKAFINSIEQANSDPPTLTPSLSLSPLENQTHGLKANHARRQTSEPQDALVKGPVMTGPVMTGLATTGLANAVVTSSPSRVQQSTNRPLAGLNRLLAFSYRETMEVMRDPVRLTFAFGGSLLLLLVIAYGLSSDVENLSYAVLDRDQSPASRAYLQEYSSSRYFTEEAELLNNDDLETRLAGRRITMAIEIPPSFGRDLKRSSSPEVSVWIDGADPSRAATIEGYVAGAHGKSIERFARESTSPLATSELESFEVRYKYNPTFESIYAIGPSVPSMMLLLFPAILMAVSVAREKEIGTITNFYVTPTRRMEFLLGKQLPYIAIGMANYFILTIVVVFLLHVPMKGSLLTLTIGALLYVTATTGYGMLVSNLASNQVTAVLLAAILSMMPTMQFSGMFQPVSTLEGVARAMGSLWPAAYYLHLSVGTFTKGLSAASLTPDLIKLALFSPAFWMLSILLLKKQEQ, from the coding sequence ATGAGTGATCTTCATCGTACCGATAGGGACGCAAGCGTTCGCAACGTTGCCGAGATGGTTGATGTCACTCACGTCTACGGCAAGACGATGGCGATCGACAATGTCTCGCTAAAAATTCCCGCTGGCAAGATTCTTGGTTTGATTGGTCCCGATGGTGTCGGTAAGTCGACCTTGCTGGGGTTGCTCTCAGGGGCTCGAAAACTGCAAAGCGGCACTGTAAGCGTGTTTGGCGGGAGCATGGCGAAGTCAAAGCATCGTAATTCAGTCTGCACGCGAATCGCTTACATGCCCCAAGGATTGGGCAAGAACCTTTATCAAGAGCTAAGCGTCCACGAAAACTTGGACTTCTTTGGGAAGCTCTACGCACAATCTCGCCACGAACGCAAAACACGCATTGCACGTCTTACCGAGGCGACAGGTCTCAACTCGTTTCTACAACGACCTGCTGGCAAACTATCCGGAGGCATGAAACAAAAGTTAGGCCTATGTTGCGCTTTGATTCATGATCCTGACTTCCTGATTCTTGATGAACCAACGACTGGCGTTGACCCGCTGTCTCGACGTCAATTCTGGGAACTGATCGCTTCGATTCGCTCCGAACGATCGGAAATGAGTGTTTTGGTATCGACCGCTTACATGGATGAAGCTCAGCAATTTGATTGGTTGATAGCGATGGACTCGGGCAAGGTTCTAGCAACGGGTAGCCCTGATGAAATCAAGACGAGCACGAAGACCGATAGTTTGGAACAATCGTTTGTTGCCTTGCTACCGGCCGCGAAAAAAGGCGGGCATCAAGAACTTACGATATCACCAAGACCCCCGGGCGACGGCGCGACAGCCATCGTGGCGAAGGATTTGACGCGCTGTTTTGGCGAGTTCACCGCTGTCGATCACGTCAGTTTCCGAATTCAAGAAGGCGAGATCTTCGGTTTCCTGGGGTCAAACGGATGTGGCAAAACCACAACGATGAAGATGCTGACCGGGCTACTACCGCCGTCCGAAGGCACGGCTTGGTTGTGGGGAAAAGAAGTGGACGCCGATGACTTGGCAACGCGTCATCGAGTTGGATTTATGTCTCAGGGATTCTCACTCTACGGAGAACTTACGTCTCGTCAAAACCTAAAGCTTCATGCTCGGCTCTTTAAAATGTCACCTTCGAAGACTCAAGCAAGGATTAACGAGCTTATTGAGAATTTCGGATTGCAAGATTTCGCGACCGCAAAGGCGAACTCTTTGCCGCTTGGAATGCGTCAGCGGCTTTCGCTTGCAGTCGCTATCGTCCACGAACCCGAGATGCTGATTCTTGATGAACCCACCTCTGGCGTTGACCCGGTCGCCCGCGATCAGTTCTGGGAATTGTTGATCGACTTGTCGCGAAACCAGAACGTCACCATCTTCATTTCCACCCACTTCATGAACGAGGCAATGCGATGCGACCGCATTTCGTTAATGCACGCTGGAAGGGTCTTGGTACAGGACACTCCCCAAGCGATTGCCAACCCGCAGGGCGGGGGAGTCCTTGGCCTCGAAAAAGCGTTTATCAACTCAATTGAACAAGCCAATTCTGATCCGCCGACGCTTACGCCTTCTCTTTCCTTGTCGCCACTGGAAAATCAAACGCATGGACTGAAGGCAAATCACGCACGACGACAAACAAGTGAGCCACAGGATGCGTTAGTCAAAGGTCCGGTAATGACTGGTCCGGTAATGACTGGTTTGGCAACGACTGGTTTGGCCAATGCGGTCGTAACTTCTTCGCCTTCGCGCGTGCAGCAGTCGACTAATCGCCCGCTCGCAGGGTTGAACCGTTTGCTGGCCTTCAGTTATCGCGAGACCATGGAAGTGATGCGAGATCCTGTTCGGTTGACCTTTGCCTTCGGTGGCAGCCTTTTGCTTTTGCTGGTGATTGCCTACGGACTTTCGTCGGATGTTGAAAACCTTTCTTACGCCGTTCTTGACCGAGACCAATCACCCGCGAGCCGAGCCTATTTGCAAGAGTATTCGAGTTCTCGCTATTTCACGGAAGAGGCAGAACTGCTTAACAACGATGATCTGGAAACGAGGCTCGCGGGTCGCAGGATCACGATGGCAATCGAGATCCCTCCGTCATTTGGTCGCGACTTGAAACGAAGCAGCAGTCCCGAAGTGTCGGTTTGGATTGATGGTGCGGACCCATCTCGCGCGGCAACGATCGAAGGCTATGTCGCGGGCGCTCATGGCAAGTCCATCGAAAGGTTTGCTCGCGAAAGTACATCACCCCTCGCTACAAGCGAACTGGAGTCGTTTGAAGTCCGCTACAAGTATAACCCCACGTTCGAAAGCATCTATGCCATCGGTCCATCCGTTCCTTCCATGATGCTGTTGTTGTTTCCGGCCATCTTAATGGCGGTCAGTGTCGCACGCGAAAAAGAGATCGGCACGATCACCAATTTCTACGTCACTCCGACGCGACGAATGGAGTTCTTGCTTGGCAAACAACTACCCTACATCGCTATCGGAATGGCAAACTACTTCATCCTGACCATCGTCGTGGTCTTCTTGTTGCATGTTCCGATGAAAGGGAGCCTATTGACGCTCACGATTGGGGCATTGCTTTACGTAACCGCAACGACTGGGTACGGGATGCTGGTTTCGAACCTCGCTTCCAATCAGGTCACCGCGGTGTTGTTAGCGGCAATCTTGTCCATGATGCCGACGATGCAGTTCTCTGGGATGTTCCAACCGGTTTCAACGCTTGAAGGCGTAGCTCGCGCAATGGGATCCCTCTGGCCAGCCGCGTACTACCTTCATCTTAGTGTGGGCACGTTTACCAAAGGACTCAGTGCTGCGTCGTTGACGCCCGACCTCATCAAGCTCGCATTATTTTCGCCGGCATTCTGGATGCTCAGCATTCTCCTCCTGAAAAAGCAGGAGCAATAG